One Desulfobulbus oligotrophicus DNA segment encodes these proteins:
- a CDS encoding PulJ/GspJ family protein yields MKGDRGFTLLEVLLATTVLGVVMAMLTLSLSATFRTVETTEEQEAIFSQAQAALRLISEDLTAAVVVQDLPFTGGSSADHTQSGIQVTFPSQSHLVLNPKKQRPALAVIRYQVVEEDEDKRRLKLLRSDTPVLPGISWQEGMDSAEDPGSAFLVVEGLRAVEWKYFDQQGQEFDSWQQDRDIGATDNETTLPAAVQCTLEFWVDADKELSQPFTTRVLIPTEVEDEQQPQHH; encoded by the coding sequence ATGAAGGGAGATCGCGGTTTTACCCTGCTGGAGGTTCTGCTGGCGACCACCGTACTTGGAGTGGTCATGGCCATGTTAACCCTTTCCCTGTCGGCAACGTTTCGTACCGTTGAGACAACAGAGGAACAGGAGGCAATCTTCTCCCAGGCGCAGGCGGCCCTGCGTTTGATAAGTGAAGATCTTACCGCCGCTGTTGTTGTACAGGATCTTCCTTTTACCGGAGGGAGCAGTGCAGACCACACGCAATCGGGCATACAGGTAACTTTTCCGTCTCAATCGCACCTGGTGTTGAATCCGAAGAAACAACGTCCCGCTCTGGCGGTAATTCGCTATCAGGTAGTGGAAGAGGATGAGGATAAGCGGCGATTGAAGCTGCTGCGTTCAGACACCCCTGTTTTACCCGGTATTTCGTGGCAGGAGGGCATGGACAGTGCTGAAGATCCCGGGTCGGCTTTTCTGGTTGTTGAAGGGCTGCGTGCAGTTGAATGGAAGTACTTTGATCAGCAGGGACAGGAGTTTGACAGCTGGCAACAGGATCGGGATATCGGTGCAACAGACAACGAAACGACTTTACCGGCTGCGGTACAGTGTACGCTTGAGTTCTGGGTTGATGCCGACAAAGAGCTCTCCCAGCCGTTCACAACTCGCGTTCTGATCCCCACAGAGGTTGAAGATGAGCAGCAGCCGCAGCATCACTGA
- the gspK gene encoding type II secretion system minor pseudopilin GspK, which translates to MSSSRSITDQRGMALVLTLLTISFLVAVTLQLMATVDRQSAAAATQREMVRLDGMVLAGLSLARGALTADLKENEHESPHDLWAQFHEDKLKAVSEEVALAVKVTDLGGRLQVHALGDPVKEAYRQIWLRLLLSGRFAISDQDEAEALLDAIGDWVDEDDDERPSGAEESYYQGLQPPYSCRNGAVPAVEELLLVKGMTTELLYGDAEYEGLAEYISIVGDDGRIHLNTAPAPVLQAMSDDMTPALAQELIDFREDPQNAELLTTVDWYRQVSGLPASIDIEQDLLAVVGKYFEIKVRATYHQFTRHGTGILLRDNEQKQTLLQWKQE; encoded by the coding sequence ATGAGCAGCAGCCGCAGCATCACTGACCAACGGGGGATGGCTTTGGTGTTGACGTTGTTGACGATCAGCTTTTTAGTTGCTGTTACCTTGCAACTGATGGCAACTGTTGATCGGCAGTCTGCCGCTGCTGCCACCCAGCGGGAGATGGTTCGGCTTGACGGCATGGTCCTTGCCGGGCTCAGTCTTGCCCGCGGGGCATTGACTGCTGATCTGAAGGAGAATGAGCATGAGTCTCCCCATGATCTTTGGGCGCAGTTCCACGAGGATAAGCTGAAAGCTGTTTCTGAGGAGGTGGCATTAGCCGTTAAAGTGACCGATCTTGGCGGTCGCCTGCAGGTGCATGCGCTGGGAGATCCTGTCAAAGAGGCATACCGTCAGATTTGGCTGCGGCTGTTATTGTCCGGTAGATTTGCCATCAGTGATCAGGACGAGGCCGAAGCTTTACTTGATGCTATTGGTGACTGGGTTGATGAAGACGATGATGAACGACCATCCGGTGCGGAAGAGAGTTATTATCAGGGGCTTCAGCCACCCTATTCGTGTCGCAATGGGGCTGTACCGGCTGTCGAGGAGCTGCTGCTTGTTAAAGGCATGACCACTGAGCTCCTGTACGGTGATGCTGAATATGAGGGGTTGGCTGAATATATCAGTATAGTGGGTGATGATGGCAGGATACACCTTAATACGGCCCCGGCCCCGGTTCTGCAGGCCATGTCCGACGATATGACGCCTGCGCTGGCACAGGAACTGATAGATTTTCGGGAAGATCCGCAGAATGCGGAGCTGTTGACAACAGTGGACTGGTACCGTCAGGTCAGCGGACTTCCGGCATCCATTGATATTGAACAGGATCTGCTGGCCGTGGTGGGGAAGTATTTTGAAATTAAAGTCAGAGCAACGTACCATCAGTTTACTCGACATGGAACCGGCATTCTTTTGCGGGACAATGAGCAGAAACAGACGCTGTTGCAATGGAAACAGGAATGA